Part of the Nicotiana sylvestris chromosome 5, ASM39365v2, whole genome shotgun sequence genome is shown below.
aaatccaaaatcccaaaacgtcgaataaaatatgttccggattgtgggtgcatttcatgtgacgcagtccaaagacatgttttaagcgatgttcacattcttaataataataattatgaaagtagttaaaagttaaaatttgcacataagttcatatttgtataaaatcagataatcaagccgaatatgacagttgagcgaccgtgctagaaccacggaactcgggaatgcctaacaccttctcccgggttaacagaattccttatccggatttctggtacgcagactgtaatatagagtcattgttttcctcgattcgggattaaaattggtgacttgggacaccctaaaatctcccaagtggcgactctgaaataaataaataaatcctgtttcgattgtcctttaattggaaaaaactcccttgtaccctcgcgggtgcggaaaaaggaggtgtgacagccatAGTCGCTTACACATTGGAGATGGCCGTAGCCGCTTACACATTGGAGATGGCCTTAGCCGTTTATACATTGGAGATGGCCTTAGCCATTTATACGTTGGAGATGGCCTTAGCCTCTTATATATTGGAGATGGCCTTAGCCGTTTATACATTAGAGATGGCCTTAGCCGTTTATACGTTGGAGATGGCCTTAGCCGCTTACACATTGGAGATGGTCGTAGCCGCTTACACATTGGAGATGCCCGTAGCCGTTTATACGTTAGAGATGGCCTTAGCCGCTTACACATTGGAGATGGACTTATCCGCTTACACATTGGAGATGGCCGTAGCCGATTACACATTGGAGATGGTCGTAGCCGCTTACACATTGGAGATCATGCTAGTCCATTCCCTTTATCATGCCGGCCTAGAGAGCGTATGGAGAGGCTGATATGATAAACTTGATCCGCAAATATCTCCAGGTGTCCCCTCcgccgcctcgttaaaaacctccccgggaaaacccaattgggataaAACtagggtgagggaaaaagagtcgACTCGGGAGACGCCTTTCAGAAATGGAAATACTTGAGGTGGGCGATGTTCCAATTGTTTTGGAGCgtttttccttccattgtttccaactggaATGCTCCTTACTTGCTGTTGCTGTGATTTTGTAATGCTCGTCCCAGTTGGTTCCCAATTTTCCTTCGCTTGGGTCTTTGGATGCCAGCGTTTTGGCCTTGAGGACGTAGTCTCCCACTTTGAGTGGTCTTATTTTGGCCTTCTTGTTGTAGTATCTTTTGACCTGTTGTTTTTGGTCCACCATTCTTATGTGGGCCATTTCTCTCCTTTCCTTGGCCTCATCGAGGTCTTGGAGTCTGTTTGTATCGTTTTCTGTTCCGCTGGTATGTGAATACCTCAAGCTTGGTTCACCGACTTCGACCGGTATGACTGCGTCGGTTTCGTAGACCAGTGAGTATGGCGTTTCTCCTATGTTGGATTTTGGTGTGGTCCGGTGTGCCCACAATACTTCTGGTAGTAGCtcaggccatagccctttggcTTCCTCGAATTTCTTTTTTAGTATGTTCAGTATTGTTTTGTTGGAAGATTCTGCTTGGCCGTTGGCGGCAGGGtggtatggcgtggagagtattcgcttgataTGCCATTTTTCGAAGAATTCTGTCATTTTTTGGCCGATGAATTGTCGTCCGTTGTTGCAGCTGATTTCCTTGGGGATGCCGAAACGGCATAtgatatttttccatatgaaggcgatgacttcttgttcgcgtatttgggcgtacgcacctgcttccacccacttggaGTAATAATCAGTTAAAACTAGTAGAAATCATACCTTTCCTCATCCCGCTGGTAGGGGaccgactatgtccattccccatttgatgaatgGCCACGGGGAGGTGACTGAGTGGAGGGGTTCTCCTGGTTGGTGTATCATGGGAGCATACTTTTGGCATTGTTCGCATCGGCGAACGTACTCCGCTGCCTCTTTCTTCATAGTGGGCCAGTAATAACCGACCCGTATAATGCAACGCACGAGGGCGTGATTACCTGTGTGGGCGCCGCAATGACCCTCGTGTACTTCTTCGAGCACTAGCCTTGTTTGGTGCGGCCCTAGGCACTTGACTAGGGGCCCGCCAAATGTCTTTTTGTAGAGGTCATGATTTATCAGGCAGTACCGTGCGGCTTGCACGCGGAGTTTCTTTGCCTCTTTTTTGTCAAGTGAGAGTGTCCCATCCTGCAGATAGGATACAAGTTgattgcgccagtcccaagtccAATTTAAAGAGAGTACCTTAGTGTGATCAACGGTTGAATGGAGGAGAGTGACCACGCTTTCTTTGTTGAAGTTTTTAGTGGCTGCGGCCAGTTTTGCTAAGCCGTCTACTTCGACGTTCCGTTTCCTCGGAATTTGTTCAAAGCGGCACTCGTTGAACTCACACATTAATCGGTGGATTTCTGACTAGTATTTTCGCAATCTCTGCTCCTTGACCTGGTAAGTCTCGGTGACCTAGTTTACCACGAGTTAGGAATCGCAATGGAGAACGAGTTGTCGAGCCCCATATTTGATGGCTAGTTTCATACCTGCAATGACGGCCTCGTACtcagcctcgttgttagtcatttCGGGGTATCGCACGGACTGGCGAATTATTTTGCTCGTGGGGACCTCGAGGACGATTCCCAGTCCCGATCCCGAAGCATTGGCAGCGCCGTCAGTGTAGAGAGTCCATAGGTCGGTATCGGATGAGGCACGACGTGCCTCTAGTTCCGCCTCTATTAGTATCTATGTGTTGAAATCGGCTACAAAGTTGGCAAGTACTTGCGACTTGGTGGCGGTTCTTGGGTGATATGAGATGTCGTGCTCATTGAGCTCAATGGCCCATCTAGCGAGCCTGCTTGATAATTCGGGCTTGTGTAGGACGCTTCTCAATGGGAAGGTAGTTACTACTTTtatggggtggcattgaaaatagggtcGGAGCTTTCGTAAAGCTACGACCAATGCCAGAGCTAATCTCTCAAGGTGTGGATACCGTGTTTCGGCGTCCACTAAtgttttgctaatgtaatagatAGGATATTGCGTACTTTCGTTCTCGTAGACAAAGACTGCACTGATGACAACCTCTGATACGGCCAGATACACCGGCAGGGGTTCGCCTGGGCTCGCTTTGACCAGCAGTGGTGGCGAAGATAGGTACGctttcaattttctcaaggcTTCGACGCACTCCTCGTTCCACTGTAACCCATGgtctttcctcaacacattgaaaAACTTATGGCACCTATCGGAAGATCGTGATATGAATCTGGATAGGGCAGCTATTCGCCCTATCAGCTTTTGTACCTGTTTTTGATGTTCAAAACCTCAGGTATTGCATTTATCGCCTTGATCTGGTCtgggttgacctcgatgcctcgTTGTGATACGAGAAATCCTAAAAAGTTTCCTGAGGCCACGCCGAAGGTGCATTTCTCGGGGTTCAATTTCATCCCGTACCTCCTCAATAtctcgaaggcttccttcagatggTCGAGGTGGTCGTCTTTCTTTGTCGACTTTACCAGCATATCGTCGATATAGACTTCCATGGTCTTACCGAGCTACTCTTTGAATATTTTGGTGACCAGTCTTTGGTACGTAGCCCCTgcgttttttagcccgaagggcatcaccTTGTAGCAATATGTCCCTTGGTAGGTGATGAACGTCGTTTTTTTCCTGGTCCTCCTCGGCCATCATGATCTAATTATAGCTGGAGTAGGCATCTAAGAAACTCAGTAGTTCGTGTCCTGCAGTGGCGTCGATCAGTTGGTCGATGTGGGGCAGTGGGAATGAATCTATTGGGCATGCCTTGTTCAGGTCGATGAAGTCCACGCACATTCTCCACTTTCTGttcttcttttttaccatgacgacattggcgacccattgggggtacTTTGATTCTCTGATGGAGCCATTGGCCAGTAATTTGTCTACTTCCTCACTGACAGCTTCATTGATAGCGGCATTGAATTTCCTTCTCATTTGTCGCACGGGCGGGTGTAATGGATCGTCATTCAGCTTATGGGTGGCGATGTCTCGCgggattcctggcatatctgaATGGAAAAAAGCAAACAGGTTTGCATGGTTAGTTAAGAATTCACAATACTTACTTAGGTTGGCGAGGTTGTGCCCGATGTAGGCTTTCTTCGTAAGGTCAGCGTCGTCCAATTGGACTGGGTCGAGATCTTTGATCGTAGCTTTGCAGGACTCTACGGCATCAGGATCTCTAATGGCGTCTACTATCGGGTTGACCTTAGTCCCCGACATAGCTGATTGATATGCCTCTGCACTTGCCCCCTTAAGTGGTTTGGTGTGGGCGCAATCTTGAGCTATTTTGTAGCATTCCTGTGCGGTGCGCGGCTTGCCTCGGATGCTGAATACTCCCCATGGGGTAGgaaatttgattacttggtaAAAGCTTAAAGGGACCGCTCGCATGGCATGTATCCATGGGCGTCCTATGATGGCATTGTACGTCATTTCCTGGTTCATCAGGTGGAAAGTTGTCTCCAGCATGACTCCCCCTGCTAAAACGGGCAGTGATACTTTTCTGAATGTCTGttccactgcattattaaaaccagtTAGTGTGATGCAGCGTGGTATTATCTTATCCTCGAGTCCCATTTGTACGAGGACCCTTGGATGGATAATACAGGTGCCACTTCCGTCGTCAACCATGATTCTTTTAACATCTGTATAGGTGATATGTAGAGTGATAACTAAAGCATCGTaatgagggaaagacaaaccgtcggCATCGGACTTATCAAAGGTGATACTATCTTCGAAGTTTTCATACCGTTCATGGGCGATGGTTCGCTTCAGTTTGTGCATGGTGGTGAACTTGACATGATTGATTGATGAGTCGTCGCCACCtccgacgatcatgtttatcgtACGTGTCGGGGAGGGAGGCTTCGATGGCCCGTGGGGTTATTCCCGTCCGCGTGCAAAGTTGATTTTTCCTTTGTCACTGAGTAGTTCCCTCAGGTATCCCTGGTTCAGCATCCTGACCACCTCTTACCGTAGGCCTATGCAGTCTTCGGTTTTGTGTCCTCGTTCCTGATGGAACTCACATAGGACGTTTGATTTTCTTGTGGTGGGGTCTGATTTCATCTTCGTCAGCCATTGCACCTTGATGCCCAGCTTCtccagtgcgtacactatttctgaaggagacACGCAAAAGTTATGGGCAGATAATAaaggaggcatacctctttcgtttcggAGTGGAGCGACATGTCGCTGTAGTGCATCTATGTGCCTTGGTGGTGGCGTATGAGAAGATCGGACTTAGGGGTGGTGCCTTTCTCTGTTGAGACGCGGGATTTGTTCCCGCCGTCCTTCGTTGCGTCGATCTCTCCGAATTTCTAAGTGTATTGTCGTTAATCGTTGGGTCAGCCCATTGAGGTCGTCCTCGTTTTCTCATACCTCGGCACAGTAGGCGTTATGGATTTCTTCCCATGTGGTAGGGGGGTACTTCATGAGACGGCTTAGCAGCTTTTTAGTCGCCCTTAAACCGTCCCTATTTAGCCCATTCTGGAAAGCGGCAACCACCATGCCTTCTGACACGTTTGGTAGGCTCATCCTTACTCTGTTAAATCTGGCTAGGAAGTCCCTGAGTCCCTCCCATGCGGTTTTCCTGACGGCGAAGATGTCGTTGACCCTTATTTCTGGTTTATTTTCACCTGCATGGGCGGTGACGAACTTATCCACCATTTCCTCGAACGTTGATATCGCCTTAGCTGGTAGCTGAGAGTACCACGTTAGGGCGCCTCCTATCAACGTCTCCCTGAACTTCTTCAGTAGCACCGATAGTACCTGTTCTTTtgttaggtcgttgcccttcacagCGGTGACGTAGTGGATCAGATGATCCTCGGGATCTATGGTTCTGTCATATACCTTCAAGTAGGGTGGCATCTTGAAGGTTTTTGGGATAGAGCAAGGGGCAGCCTCCTCGGTATACGGTTGTTCAACGAACCTACCCACATTTTGGTAGCAACTTGGGAGCACTGGGGATCTTGTCTACCCTCTCCTGGTGTTCCTTCATCTGGTCATGAAGTGACCTGTTTTcattcttaatttcttccatattcttaaGGATGGTTGTGAGCGTGCCATTGTTAGTTTGTGCATCGGCAGGCCCGTTATTTGCTCGTACAACCTCGGGTTCACCCATGGCAGCAGTGATGCCTACCGTTGGTATGTACCTCACATTACTTTGCGGTAACTTCTCAACCAAGCCACTAAGGGTACTTGTTAGCCATTCTTCCAGTATCTTCTTGACCACCGAGGGTGCTTCCTTAGCAGCAGATATTGAAGCTCTTTTTTCGTGCAAGATCGTTAGATCTTCGGATGGGGAAGGTGAGATCTCTGCACCTGATGTGGTATTAGGGGTTGCATTCAATATTCCTTCGTCATCGGCCTCGTTAAGAGGACCCAAAAGATTGGCTGTAACACCCACTATTGTTTTCATTCTTGTGTTATTTTCGGCCATCTTTTGTTTTGTGTGGTGTAGAGAATGGTTGTCGATTGTTCTCTAGGTGCAAACTATGATTTTGATTCTCGAAAtctccacagacggcgccaaGTTTTTTGGCTTAAAAGTTATTGATGTACTTTGTAAGCttaaaaacaatcaaaaaataaatGAGGGTAAATCGTAATCAAATAAAATGTGACCTAGATATGACAAGAACGATGTTGTTATAGTAGATCTGAAAGATAAAAAGATGATATGAACTTGAGAGAAAGTAATCGTTAGAGATATAAAAGGAAAGTTGTATTATTTAGAATAACACGGATGCCTGTTACAATGTGAAgatctcctttatatagtaggagaccTTCCTCGAAATAATCAAAAAGGTACAAAAGTAGGTGACATCTTCTTAGTGAAGACGCCGAGTCTTAAATGACGTCGCCTTTATCCCTACGCCCGAGTTGTACCCTTGCTTTAGTCGGCGTATGCTCACTAGGCGTACCCATCGACGTGGAGATGTTGAGGGTCAAATTTAACCCCATACAACTGTGCTCTAATATAAGGAGACATCACTATTTATCATGTTAAGGTGGAATTCCGCTTAATTTTTAGAAGTTCTCATAAAGATTCATGGGGTGCTATCATTTTTAATCAGTGCCAGAAAATATTTATCTTCGgtatatataacatacaaaatgtatatatatatatatataaaaatatatatttttcggctattattttaagAGCGATTATAATGTCATTTTTAGCACCTAACATACATCCGAGAGAAAGAGAAAGATTAGTTCGTGGTTGGTATTGCTATAGTTAAGAGCACTAATAGGAAATTAGAGGTTTATGTTTAATCTCATGACCTTTTTGTTGAGGCCTGAAATCCTTTTTAAATTTGTGTTAACTTTTGCACTCaagtgacatatatatatatatatatatattgtcttTTTTGAAAATAGTTACAGTTTGATGGAAGACTGTTACTAGGGGCGGATGGAGCTTAAAGTTACCGGGTTCAACTGAATCCAGTATTTTCGACGTGGAGCATAAAGTTACTATTGAGATACTTATCAGATTATTTTCAAGTAGTTAGTTGGAGTTAGTTAATTCTTTGTTAGTGGTTAGTCTCTGCCAGCTGTGCATATGCACGTGTATATATACCCTGTGAAATATCAGTAGAGAGTTTGGAGCTTCTCTTCATAATTCTCTccacttctcttcttcttcattcttccATACAGTTCTAGAAGCTTCCTCATATGCCATGGCAGACATGGCTGAGCTCTAATGCTCTGCTTTCAGCTCCAATCTTCACATGGTATCAGAACAAGGTTGATCTCGTAGATAGATCTCATCTCTGTAATCTCTTTTCATCTGTTCCTTTTTTGATTTCACCGGTTTTTAAATTTGGATATGATATAGATTTTTCATATAATCTACTTGTTGTTGAGTTTTCTAATAGCTGAGAGTTGAAATTCCTCCTGTTTTCTCCCTCAATTGTTTTTCGTTATGGCTGTAACCGATCAAGGAGATTCGACTGGCATCGAAACTATTACAACCGTCACTCCGGTGGGAACAGGACTTGATCCTAGTGATCCTCTGTATCTTCATCCATCTGACAACCCAGGAGCTATGCTAGTTTAAACTGCATTTGATGGAATAGGCTATAGATCTTGGAGGAGAAGTGTGTTGAGAGGTTTGTCTGTGAAAAATAAGTTAGGTTTCATAAGTGGAGAGTGTAAGCAACCTGATACTTCATCACCACAATTTCGACAATGGGAACGTTGTGACAATATGGTAACATCTTGGATTCTAAACTCACTCTCTAAGGAAATCGCAGACAGTGTGGAATATGCAAGCGATGATGTTGAACTTTGGAAGGAATTGGAGGATCGGTATGAACAAACTAATGGAGCTAGGTTATATCAAATTCAGAAAGAAATCAATGATCTCTCCCAAGGAACTCTTGACATTACTGCCTATTATACTAAGTTGAAGAAACTCTGGGAAGAACTTGCTACTTTGAGTAAGAAGAATCAATGCAATTCTGTTTGTAATTGTGGAGCAAAGGAGAGCATGTATAAGGCTGAACAAGATAGGAGGCTAATACAGTTTCTTATGGGATTAAATGAAATACACACAGTAGTTTGAGGAAGTATACTTATGATGAATCTATTACCTAATTTGGTACAAGCCTTTTCACTACTAGTTCAAGatgaaaaacaaagagagatcaaGCCAAATAACCACTTAATTGTTGACTCAACTTCACTAAATGTGGGTACTTCAGGACAGAGTCCTTTAAGGACAAACTTTCCAACAGATAACAACAATCGTGGAATTTCTAGAGGCAGACTCATATGTGACTATTGCAAAAGACCAGGATATAGTAAGGAAAAGTGCTACAAGTTACATGGCTATCCACAGAATTATTCTACTTAGAATTTTACCCCTATACAATTCTCTAATAACTGCAATTATGATCAAGTCCAAGGTCCTAGATACAATAACAGAGGAAAAAGAGTAGTTGCAAATGTGCAAGGAATTGCTAATGAAATTACTGCTGGGGAGGAAACTAAAAACAGGGCACAAGATGATGGCAGAAATATGAGTCTTACTCAAGAGCAATATGGGCAACTGGTAAGTATGCTTCAGTAGTTTCATGAGAGGAATGGAGATGCAGGGAAAATATCAGGAAGCTCTTACTCATCTAGTGTCAATGCTGCCAACTTTGCAGGTATGATAGTATGCACCTCTTCGATTGATTTTGGTAAACTTGCTTGCAAATGCTTTGAGTCCAAAACTGACACATGGATACTGGATTCAGGGGCTTCCAATCACATGACCTTTAATAAATCCCTATTGTATAATATTCAATTCCTACCTTATCCCCTTCTAGTAGTCTTACCCAATGGATACAAAGTCAAAGTGTTTGAAATTGGTGATGTTGTTCTTACATGAAAAATAGTATTGTAGAAAGTTCTCCTTGTTCCCTCTTTTAAGTTTAACCTGGTGTCTGTCTATTGGTTAACCAAACATCTCATAGGAATGGCATCATTCACTGACAATACTTGTCTTCTGCAGGCCCCTTCACTGAAGAGGCCTCTGGAGATTGGTAAAGTGAGGAATGGCTTGTACCTGCTTTGCTCCAAGTGCCTGAGAGACAATAACACTTCTATGGCCTTCAATCATTCATGTGATGTAAATAGTCCTTCCTTGAATAATCCTCAGAGTTATCTGCCTTCATTTGTAAATAAGCCATCTCTGAATCAAATGCAGAACATACCTACTTCTTGTACTTCTGTTTTCAATAATCGATTGCCTGAATCTGTATCATGTTTCTCCAATAGTGTAGATATATTGTGGCATAATAGACTTGGACATGTGCCATTTGCAAAAATGAGACACATCTCTAGCATACCTGCTGATTTTTTCCAAAAACAACCATTCATGTGTACAATTTATCTCATGGCCAGACAAACAAGACTTTCTTTTCCTCAAAAAGTCAGTACCTCTTCTAAAACTTTTGAACTGCTCTATGTGGACCTATGGGGACCCTATCATGAACATACTCATGAAAATACAGATACTTCATGACCATAGTGGATGATTTTAGTAGAACTACTTGGACTCAACTACTAGCCTGCAAGAGTAATGCACTACAGACAATCAAAGCTTTCATTTCCCTTGTTGAAAACCAGTTCAAAACCAAAGTCCAGTCCATTAGGTCTGATAATGGACTAGAATTCAATAACCAAGAAACCAATATTTTCTTCCAGTCAAAAGTCATTATACACCAAAGAACCTGTCCctatacaccacaacaaaatggagtggtaGAGAGGAAATATAGATATCTTCTTGAAACAGCCATAGCCTTACTTTTTCAGTCCAAATTGCCTCTAAAGTACTGCGGGGAATGTGTCTTGACAGCAACTCACATTGTAAATAGACTGCCCACTACATATCTCTAAAACAAATCTCCATTTGAAGTATTGTATGGCAAACAACCAAATTACACACAGTTGAGAAGTTTTGGTTGCTTGTGTTTCTCTACAACACCCAAGGTCCACCTAAACAAGTTTGAACCAATGTCTGTTCCACATGTTTTTCTAGGATATCCTTTTGGTGTAAAAGGTTATAAAGTTCTGAACTtatcaacaaggaaaatacaCATCACCAGAGATGTTGTGTTCCATGAGTCCATTTTTCcttttgacattcattccaagtCCAAATCTGACTCACTTCCCAcatgttttgatattacttcCTCTAATGAACTTGTTGACCACAATGATGTTGCAGAAATGCACACCAATGATTCCTCTTTTGATATCACACATATGAATTCACCTGGTTCAGGTGATCCAGTGTCTAATCCACTTTCTTCACCACTTTCATCTTCTACTTCTCCAATTCCAACTTCCCTTCCTAGCACTTATGCACCATCTCCACCACATCCACCTCCATCTATTGATTCTTCACCAGTACATCATCCTCCCACACTCTTGAGAAGGTCACAAAGGGAACATTAAGCTCATGCCTATCTAAAGGATTATGTCCACAAAATCAGCAACACTAATGAAAACTCATTTTCTCTCAACTCCTTGTTCTCTAAGTGTCACCACATATCCCATGAATCAATTAATCCTAGTAGTAAGGCTTTGGTAAATAGTGTTTGTAATGTTAGTGAGCCATCTTCTTTTGAGGAAGTTGTTGCCAGTCCTTCTTGGTAGGCAGCCATGATTCAAGAGTTTGAAGCTCTTTATGTTAATAACACCCGGAATCTAGTTCCTCTCCTATCTGATAAAAAGGCAATAGGTTGTAGATGGGTCTACAAGATAAAACATAGTCGTGATGGCATAATAGAGAGGTATAAGGCCAGACTTGTTGTGAAAGGCTATACTCAACAGGAAGGTGTGGATttcacaaaaatattttctcctatGGTTAAAATGACCACATTGAGAACCTTAATTGCAGTAGCAGTAAAGCGCAGTTGGGCAATGTTCCAGTTGGATGTCAATAATGCTTTTCTCCATGGGGATTTACATGAAGATGTGTATATGCAAATTCCACCAGGTCTCATGGTGGAGGATAAGTCATTGGTCTGCAAGCTGAATAAGTCTTTGTATGGGCTCAAGCAAGCCAGTAGACAATGGTATGAAAAACTAACTGAATCCTTGTGCTCTAAAGGTTTCAGCCACTCATTAAATGACTATTCATTGTTCCACAAACAGCATGGAGATTCAGTGGTTTATATTGTAGTCTATGTAGATGACATCTTGGTTACAGGAACAGACATGAAGGAAATACTACAATTGAAAACTTTTCTTCATGACAAGTTTAAAATAAAGGATCTAGGTACTCTGCACTACTTCTTGGGCCTAGAAGTGTTGTACAAGCCTGATGGTGTGATCATCTCTCAAAGGAAATTTGTTCTGGATCAATTGAAAGACTACAATTGCTTGGATTATACTGCCTTCAGCTCCCCACTTGATCCTAATGAAAAACTTAAAGCCAAGGAGGGCAAGCCTTAGATGATCCAACATTCTATAGGAACCTAATAGGAAAGTTAAACTTTCTTACCAATACTAGACTGGACATAGCTTTTGGGGTTCAACATTTGAGTCAATTCATGCAAGATCCTCGAGAACCTCACTTGAAGGCTGCCTATCAtctattgagatatctcaaagggatCCTACTTTAGGTATCCTCTTGTCCAAGTATGAAGACTAGACTATTAGGGGCTTCTGTGACTTAGATTGGGCCTCATGTCCAGATACAAGAAGATCTGTAAGCGGGTATATTATTTTGTTGGGAAACAGTCCACTTAGCTGAAAGTTCAAGAAATGGGAAGTTGTTTCCTTATCTTCTACAAAGGCAGAGTACATATCACTTAGAAAACTGGTTGGTGAGCTAGTGTGGTTGAGCAGACTTTTAGCTGAACTGAAAGTTCCATCTATACATCCCATTCCAGTATTCTGCGATAGCTTGTCAGCCCTGCACATAGCAAGAAATCCTGTATTCCACGAACGCACCAAACATATCGAGGTTGACTGTCCCTTTGTGAGGAAACAGTTGCAAGAGGGCCTCATCTCATTGCATCACATAACGACTGATCAACAACTTGCAGATATTCTTACCAAGGCTTTAACATGCATCAAACATTTAGGTGTATTGGCCAAGTTGGCAGTGTTTTCACCACCTCCAACTTGAGGGAGGGTATTGAGATATTTATCAGATTATTTTCAAGTGGTTAGTTGGAGTTAGTTAGTAGTTAGAGTTAGTTAATTCTTTGTTAGTGGTTAGTCTCTGCCAGCTGTGCATATGCACATGTATATATACCCTGTGAAGTATCAGTAGAGAGTTTGGAGCTTCTCTTCATAATTctctccacttatcttcttcttcattcttccATACAGTTCTAGAAGCTTCCTCATATGCCATGGCAGACATGGCTGAGCTCTAATGCTCTGCTTTCAGCTCCAATCTTCATAGTTACCAATATAAATCACTAAAATTGTAATACATAATATATATGatcccataactttaa
Proteins encoded:
- the LOC138869674 gene encoding uncharacterized protein, with product MAVTDQGDSTGIETITTVTPVGTGLDPSYRSWRRSVLRGLSVKNKLGFISGECKQPDTSSPQFRQWERCDNMVTSWILNSLSKEIADSVEYASDDVELWKELEDRYEQTNGARLYQIQKEINDLSQGTLDITAYYTKLKKLWEELATLSKKNQCNSVCNCGAKESMYKAEQDRRLIQFLMGLNEIHTVV
- the LOC104214896 gene encoding uncharacterized protein; translated protein: MIVGGGDDSSINHVKFTTMHKLKRTIAHERYENFEDSITFDKSDADGLSFPHYDALVITLHITYTDVKRIMVDDGSGTCIIHPRVLVQMGLEDKIIPRCITLTGFNNAVEQTFRKVSLPVLAGGVMLETTFHLMNQEMTYNAIIGRPWIHAMRAVPLSFYQVIKFPTPWGVFSIRGKPRTAQECYKIAQDCAHTKPLKGASAEAYQSAMSGTKVNPIVDAIRDPDAVESCKATIKDLDPVQLDDADLTKKAYIGHNLANLSKYCEFLTNHANLFAFFHSDMPGIPRDIATHKLNDDPLHPPVRQMRRKFNAAINEAVSEEVDKLLANGSIRESKYPQWVANVVMVKKKNRKWRMCVDFIDLNKACPIDSFPLPHIDQLIDATAGHELLSFLDAYSSYN